A region of the Arenibacter antarcticus genome:
CAACTGATAATCATTGTAATGGCTCCAATAGGGCCCCACATAAACAATCCGATGGCGGTAAGCCCTATGGCTAAAAGTATTAAAATCACATATAAAATGCCCTGAACCTTTTTGGATTCTCCCTCATAATATGGTTGTGCATTTTCTTTGAGCAATTCCCTTGCCGTATCCATATTGGTATAGAAGGTATTTTTAAGGCTACTGACCAAGACTTCCTCCGTTTCTGTTGAAGTACTATCATTGAACAATCCGGAGAATATTTCCCTTTCATACACGGTGGCCTCCATTGGTAAGGGATTTAATTTTATAATTTTAGTATCCTTGGATCCAAATAAGCCTTTTTTTGGAATTTCCTCCAATCTAATCAGTCCCTTTTCACCCCAATATGGAAAAAGTGATACTAAATCGGAATTATCTTCCCTATCATTTATAAGGAATCCTGCCAAGGCGGGATCAATATGATCTGGAGGGTAATAAGTGGTGGTCGCTATCACACGTTCGTCTTTGCCGAAAATCCACCAAACCCATATAAAGGCTGCGATTAAAATACCTATTAAAAACACAAAACCATAGTCGGTCCAAAAAGGCCAGAAGGGTTTGTATTCCGCAACGGCCCCAAGGGGCAAGTTGATCAAAACGGTTACACTTTGACCAGGATAGGAAATAAAGTCCGACTTACTAGCGCCTGAAAATTCGCCGTTAGCAAAATAGGTCTGTATAGTCTTACTTTGCCCAGTGGTTCCTGTATCACCTGAATACACAAAGCTATTTTCCCTGCTTAAATAAACATCTTGGGGAACATGTATCGTAAAATTTATCTGTTGAAAATTGGCGGACCACCCTTCTGGCTTAATATTCCAATAGAACTTGATTTGAGAATCCGTAAAGATAAATGCATTGTATACGCGATAACTAATTTTGTAATGTTGCGGCCCAATAACGTTAATGTCCTTATCCCCTATCTTGATTTCCATTTGGTCCTGTAATTTTTGTACAAAATCGAAGGGTTTATCAAACTTATGATTTGGGACCTTAATATTCGCTATTTTTATTTTTCTTGAGGAGGTAGTTCCAGTGGAATCTTCTAACTCATACTTGGTCTGTATGGTCCTATAGATGCCGTGTTTGGGAACATCAAAGTTTAGGTCATAATTTTCAACCACATCAAAATATCCTTCTTTGTGAATGGTAATATCTACCGTGTAGTTGTTTACCGTAAAGTCTTGGGCATTGCCTATAGACAGGCACAGCATTAAAAGAAGAAAAGAAATCTTATTTACCATTATTTAAAGTCTACTTTTACGTTAGCCCTGCTTTCCTCCTCTACCTCATAATAATCGTATTTCTGGTATTTGAATAAACTGGCAACTAAAATTCCCGGCATACTTTCCCCATAGGTATTGTTTTCCCGTACGGTACCGTTATAATATCTACGGGCACGTTCCAAATTCTCTTCTATATGGTTTAATTTCTGTTGTAGGTCTAAAAAATTAACATTGGCCTTTAGTTCGGGATAAGCCTCCCCTAAGGCAAAAATTCCGCCCAAACTTTTTTGTAATTGTTGCTCAGCCTTTATTTGGGAGTTGATATCTCCAGACGGTACCGCCAATGCTGCATTTCGAGCATTAATAACAGCTTCCAAGGCCGACTTTTCATGTGTAGCATATCCCTTAACGGTTTCCACTAAATTGGGAATCAGGTCATACCTGCGCTTCAGGGCAACGTCTATATTGCTCCAAGCATCCTTCACTAAGTTCCTCAGTTTAACGAAGTTATTGAAAACGTGAATTAAGAAAAACGCTAGTAGGGCAACAATAATTAAAAAAACAAATAAAGTAGCCATGGTTTGGTATTTAGACTGGTTAGTGAAGTACTAAGTTACCTATTTTTTCGGACAGATTCCAACCCTTTTTTACTTTTATAAAATTGATGAAGTATAGCGATGATTTTGATTGAGTAATTTTTATTTCAGCCCCCTAGATATTTCATAGTCGTTTGGATCCTTATAAAGCAAAACAGAATCACTACTTATCTTGATCAAGGCCAATAATTGGTTTTAATCGTGGGTTTCCTTGGAGATTTTGAGGCGAAAAATAATGCAATATATACTTTAAGTTGTTAAAGGTAATGAATTGTATTTGTTGGTGTTATAATAAATATCGTAGTTAAAAATTAACACTTATAAAAAGAGACTGATTTGGTTTTTGAGATGTGGAAGAAATTCACCTTTCAGCAATTGATAAGAGTTAATTGCTTTTAACAGAAGTGCCTATGTCCAATTAATTGTAATATCATTGGAGCTGAAAGGGAAGGATAGAAGTTTTCATCTTTTATATGGAACCTATTCTTAGGAGCTTATATAAAATTTGTTTTTAAAAACTTGTTCCCGTTATGCCCCATAATTCTGACAATAATATCGTCAGCATTAATGTTGTTTTCCGGCATCCTAAAAGTATTGTTTTGAATATAATTAAATGCATGTCGTTCCATAAAATCTGCGAAATAAGGCAATTCCTCTGAGGTCCAAAAACTATTCAATGGATTTGTAATACCATCAAAGTCCGACCCAATAACTATGCAGTCCCATGCAAAAATACCTTCGGAATCCAAGAGTTCTACTATATGTTGTACCTGGTTCCAGATGAGCTCGGAACGGTAATGCATTATTTTATTCCGATGGACAGATTTTTTAATATTCTTAAGGGTGTTTTTGCTAGCAACCCTCCGTTCATCCAATTGCAGTCCAAAAATCCCCTTACTTTTGGCAATTCTAATGATTTCATCATCAAAAAAGTTGATATCCGCTGGATTGAGCTTATTTGCAGTCCTAGGCCTCCCTTGACTCCTGTTGGCAGATGATATAAGCCCGTTGGCGGCACCGTGACTTACAATAATTGGGATATTGCTATATTCGGGAAGGGTATCCAACATATCAAAGTATTCATTTCTTGAAGCGGGGCTCATATGCTTTATATCGATTAGAATGCGCTTACCATTAGTTGTATCCAACAAATTTGTAATAATCGTTCTCCCCAGTTTGCTAATTCCCTTATTAATTCCTATAGACTGGTCTGTTTTTTGTTTAATGATTCCAGTGAGGCTCTCGGCATGTCCGCATAAATGGTTCCAGAAATGATGGGCCAAACCAACATATAAAGGTGGAGTTTTCCATGCCTTTATTTTCATTAGATTCTGAAGCAGATCATTTTCTGTAGGAACCTTGTCTACATTGGATAACAGCACATGCATCCCTTCAATACTTATAATAACACAGATAGTCTTTATGTCCCTATCCACTTCTTCCTCAACGAGTCTTATCGCTTCTATATCGCTATAAGAGTTTACTATTTTGTATCTAAATTTTCCTTCCGGTAACTGAATTATAGTTCCATCCAGCTCCTTATAATACGCTAATTCCATTTCCAGATCCTTAAAATAATCTGTAATTCCTTGAATGTAATCCACTCGCTTCTTCCCCACCCCAGTGGCAAAATTGGCTGCTATATCCAAGATTAATTCATTGGTCATTTTATTGCGGAAGAAGTATTTTTCGATAGGATATAGCGATACGCAAACTACACTTACCCCACCATAGGATAAACTGGAGAAATTGGATTGGGAAAATTTGGTGACCCCTATTAAATAATTCAACAATTTATCGACCAAGGTCGGAGGATTGTATCGCCAAATACTTCTAACCCGGTTCCTATTTGCAGTATTCTCTCCCTTGGGGTTTCTATTGAAGCTTTTGCCAAATGGCTTTATGGCAGGATGACAATGAAAATCAATATAATTATTTAGCATAAGTACCAGAGTTTTTACTGGGAGGACCTATTATCCCCTTCCATTTGTAAATTAAAAATAGAACATCACAACTGTTTAATTTTGTTGATAATGTTTTAGGGGGAGTACTTTAAAGATACAGGAAATGCCCCATAGAAAAAAATGAGGCCGTCATTTCTCATATGCCTAAGTTATTACCCAGAAGCAAGGTGTAACAGTGAAGCTTGGAAATGATTTGCAGGCATTAAATCAGTATGGTTTGGAATTCATTATTAAAACGACTTAAAATCCACTGGAAACAAAGGATTTAGGTTGTAAATAAAAACCCCTACCGTAGAGGTAAGGGTTTTGATTCCTTTGGAGACAATCAGTGCCTCTAATTTTTATTTTACGAGCCAGTTAGCTAATCTTCAGGTGGGTATCCGTGTATATCTTCGAAAATAGCATCAAAATTTTGGCGTATATAGGTATTTAATTTTTTGTGGTAATCGTCATTTAACCACTTTAAAAAATTAAAAGTACTCTTGCTTATACATTTGGCGTATCGTTGGATTCTATCGTCTATATCTGGGCCCAATAATTTAGATAAAGCAAGTGCATCATAGACGTCCTCACTGTTTTCTACGCAAATCCTTGCATGTTGTTCAATAGATCGTTCCAAAACTACTTTGGAACTCTCTCCGCTATTAACAGAATTTACATAGGTTTCCTTAATATCAAAATATACATCTTCAGTTTTGGAAAATTCTGCCCGCAGTAACTCTGGCATTTCCCACTTAAAGGTACTCTCTAAATCTTCGTCATTAATAATCCTATCGGCGTAAAAATTAGGGGATTTAAAGATGGTCTGCCAATCCAGATCCGCTCCCCAAGGTCCAAAACGGTGATAGTTATTACCTAGGTCGATAACAGAAAAAGTGGGTTTATTGTTTAATATCCTAGAACCACGACCTATCATCTGATAATACAGGGTTAGCGATTTGGTAGCGCGGTTTAATATAATGGTGTCTATCGTAGGTTCATCAAAACCAGTGGTTAGTATACTAACGGAAGTCAATATAGCATTGGGAGTCATTTTAAACCAC
Encoded here:
- a CDS encoding membrane dipeptidase — encoded protein: MLNNYIDFHCHPAIKPFGKSFNRNPKGENTANRNRVRSIWRYNPPTLVDKLLNYLIGVTKFSQSNFSSLSYGGVSVVCVSLYPIEKYFFRNKMTNELILDIAANFATGVGKKRVDYIQGITDYFKDLEMELAYYKELDGTIIQLPEGKFRYKIVNSYSDIEAIRLVEEEVDRDIKTICVIISIEGMHVLLSNVDKVPTENDLLQNLMKIKAWKTPPLYVGLAHHFWNHLCGHAESLTGIIKQKTDQSIGINKGISKLGRTIITNLLDTTNGKRILIDIKHMSPASRNEYFDMLDTLPEYSNIPIIVSHGAANGLISSANRSQGRPRTANKLNPADINFFDDEIIRIAKSKGIFGLQLDERRVASKNTLKNIKKSVHRNKIMHYRSELIWNQVQHIVELLDSEGIFAWDCIVIGSDFDGITNPLNSFWTSEELPYFADFMERHAFNYIQNNTFRMPENNINADDIIVRIMGHNGNKFLKTNFI
- a CDS encoding LemA family protein, whose translation is MATLFVFLIIVALLAFFLIHVFNNFVKLRNLVKDAWSNIDVALKRRYDLIPNLVETVKGYATHEKSALEAVINARNAALAVPSGDINSQIKAEQQLQKSLGGIFALGEAYPELKANVNFLDLQQKLNHIEENLERARRYYNGTVRENNTYGESMPGILVASLFKYQKYDYYEVEEESRANVKVDFK
- a CDS encoding DUF2207 domain-containing protein, which translates into the protein MVNKISFLLLMLCLSIGNAQDFTVNNYTVDITIHKEGYFDVVENYDLNFDVPKHGIYRTIQTKYELEDSTGTTSSRKIKIANIKVPNHKFDKPFDFVQKLQDQMEIKIGDKDINVIGPQHYKISYRVYNAFIFTDSQIKFYWNIKPEGWSANFQQINFTIHVPQDVYLSRENSFVYSGDTGTTGQSKTIQTYFANGEFSGASKSDFISYPGQSVTVLINLPLGAVAEYKPFWPFWTDYGFVFLIGILIAAFIWVWWIFGKDERVIATTTYYPPDHIDPALAGFLINDREDNSDLVSLFPYWGEKGLIRLEEIPKKGLFGSKDTKIIKLNPLPMEATVYEREIFSGLFNDSTSTETEEVLVSSLKNTFYTNMDTARELLKENAQPYYEGESKKVQGILYVILILLAIGLTAIGLFMWGPIGAITMIISCVVLIYVNKFMVKKNEKGNRLFSELKGFKRFIKVAEEHKLEMLLKEDPHYFESTMGYALAFGMFNKWSKKFDGLDIPPPTWYTGHSGANVKSFSRSFSSSMDKAKSNMVSSPSNSGSSGGGSSGGGFGGGGGGSW